The sequence ctccttcgccgccgccgcaTCCACCGCGGAGGGttctcctccttcgccgccgccgccgccaccgggGAGGAGATTTGGGCGAGGTCCTTTTCTTGGCCGGCAGGGAGAGAGAGCGAGGAGGGATTTGGGGACGGTGGTTTGTTTTGGTGGAgagaaacagaggggagaaagATAAGGGAGTGTCgatgttttggtcttggtttcctTCCCTCATGTTACTccgatccagctgggccatcgggaagaaagatagggggattggagatggacttcttagaGGGTGgagattttttaaattttttcttccCATTTCTATTTGGGTTGAATGGTTGCCGTGCTGTGGTATCAAAGGGGAGATGGGAGATGggattttttttaaactaaatatattttcatgctcctattcaagaattatattaaactgaagaggcttctttatctttgttagattcatgcatctttgttgaaatagtatacttgacagctatctattttcatatcatttttttaactattttgtacttattaaaatttattattattataataataaaaaaagaaaatgtctCATTCACTGAATTTgtcttaggcctccaaatgtattgggccgtttCTGGTTTTCTGCTGCAACTTTTTTTTGCAggatacaaaataaatctacaAACTAATCAATCTAACTTGATGAAGTACTTTGTAGGTCAGTCAAAATGACAAGAGTTGGATGACAATAAAAATAGAATGAAGAGTAAAGAGTATAGAGAAGGGTGAAGTCCTTTATTGAATTTGCGGTGGCAAATTTAGGCTCAGCAAATGATATTTGGTGTCCTTGTGTCGAGTGCATGAATGACAAAAAACAAAGCATTCAAGTTGTCAAGATTCATTTAATGTTAAAAGGAATCTCGCCTTCTTACAAGACTTGGGTGCAACATGGAGAATCGGTTCACGTGCATCAATCTTGTGTTTCAAATAATGCTAACTGTGACAATGGTGAGGTGTTGAGGATAGAATGGCTGGGGATGGCACCGATGATAGGAAGAATTGTCTAATATGCTGGAAGATGTTTGGATGGGCGTTTTCATGAATGACGATATTGACGAATTGCCTAATAACTAGGGGAGGAGGATGCACAGAATTTTGATAAGTTGTTCGATGATGCTCAACAACCCATTTATCCTGGTTGCAAAACTTTTACAGTATTATCATTCGTTATTAAGATGCTTCATATTAAGGTGTACAACCAGTGGAGCAATTCCTCTTTTGACATGAACATGAAGGTATACAAGGAAATTCTACCGGAGTGTGATAAGTCTGTTCCATGGACCCTTTATGAAGTCAAGAAATTTTTACGAGATTTGGGGTTGGGAGATGTGCTAATTCATGCATGCAAATATGATTGTATTCTTTTTTAGAAGGAGAATGCGAACCTGGAGAAATGCCCTATATGTGATGAGCCTAGATATAAGCTGAATGATGGTAACGGTAAGAAGATTTCTCATAAAATTTTGCGGTACTTTCCCCTGACACCGAGATTGAAGCGCTTATTTTTGTCTCCGAAAATAGCTGTAGATATGAGATGGCACAAGGAGAAGCGAGTGGATGACGAAACATTAAGACATCCGGCTGATGGGGAGGAATGGAAGAACTTTGATCGGCAACATCCTGAGTTTTCCAAGGATCCGCGGAATGTGAGGTTAGGGCTAGCCACCGATGGTTTCAATCCTTTTGGAAATATGAGCACATCGTACAGTATGTGGCCCGTTATCGTGATGCCTTATAATCTTCCACCTTGGAAGTGTATGAAAGAGCAATTTTGTATGCAATCATTGCTTATTCCCGGAAAAACGGCTCCTGGTAAAGAATAGATGTTTACTTGAGGCCATTAATTGATGAGTTGAAAGAGCCTTGGAAGGATGGCGTGCAAACTTATGATGCCTCTAGTGGAAGTACATTTAGAATGCGTGCTGCTCTCATGTGGACCATTAATGACTTTCCTGCATATGGTAACATTCTGGATGGCCAACAAAAGGTTATTTGGCTTGTCCATTTGTAACGAAGATGCTTCATCAGAACGTTGAGGAGTAAGATTGGCTATATGGGTGCGAGGCGTTTCTTGCCTGAGAACCACATATGGCGAAAGAGCAAGCTCTTTAATGCTAAAAGTGAGGACAGGTCAAGGCCACGAGAGTTCACGGGAGAAGAGATCTTGGAGCAAATTAATTCAGGGACATACAAGCCGTTAGGCAAGCATCCAAGCattaataagaaaagaaaaaggggcaaAGATGCTGACACGATTTGGGCCAAGAAAAGCATTTTGTTTGATCTTCCTTATTGGAAAACACTCAAGCTGCGTCACAACTTGGATGTCATGCACATAGAAAAGAACATTGCAGCAAATTTTTGGACATTACTGGGCGTAGATGGGAAATGCAAGGATACAGAAAAAGCACGCATGGATTTGGCAGATATGGGTATACGGAAGGAGTTACAGATGGACTCAACTTCGAAACCAGCGATCACCGGAAGCTACTGATGAATTATGGTCATTGGCCAACGGTCCTCGTCCGATAGTCAACATATATTCAGGGTGCTTTTGTAATGGTGTCCCAATTCCATACCATCGAAAATCCATGTGCTCCCCAAACGGACCAATGGGAAGCCTAGGAGGCTGGCACATGGATTGGCTTAGCTTGGAGGAGGCTGCAACCAGATGGCTTTGGGTAGGCTATAAAAGGGCCCTAACCGGATGCATGAGGAGGATTTTGGCGGAGGTCTTGTGGTAGGATTCTAGCCAAAGGAAAAGAGAGCTTAGAGGCTTGGGCGGGGCTGCTTTTGGGGCTGTTTTGAGGGTCGCCAAAGGAGCGCCGGGCCACTAGGCCCTTGGCCAAGAGGAGCTTGGCCAAGGCACGCTTGGCAGAGGCCAAGGCATGCTTGGCAGAGGCCAAGGCACGCTTGGCAGAGGCCAAGGCATGTTTGGCAGCGGCCAAAGAGAAGGCTTCCTTGCGGAAGACTTGTGAGCCAAGGGAGGGTTCCTTGGCCGACCACTTTGGGGTTCCTTGGAGGCTTCGGGAGGAAAGCTTAGGCCTAAGTGTGGGCTGAAGGGGAGTTCGAAAGAGGTGAGCTATCCTTGTACATGCGTCCACCAAATGGAGTTTGTGAGGGTCTATTTGGGGTGTAATTTTGGGAGTCCACTTAGAGTCTTTGGGAGATTCTAAGAGGGTGGTATTCAGTCCATGTGGGCAGACCTTGGGCACTTGAAAGTGAGGGTTCCACTTACCAAAAGGGAGTGCATTCGGTCCTATTAGTGGGAGAGTGCAGTCCACGGCCAAAAGGGAGCTTTGGCCGGGCCATGTGTTGGCCGAAGAGGGGTTTTTGGGTTGGCTAAGTCTAGTGAGTCAAGGGCTTGGCTATCCTCTCGGCTTGTGAGAGGTACTTGTATATTTTGAGCAATACAAGTTCCGTTTTCCCCTATTCATTGGTGTCATGTGTGCATGGGCATTTGGCAAGGAAAGTGAGGGCATGCGGGCTTGATCCAATCCCTTAGTGCATGCAGAAGAAAACCATCTAGAGGCTAAGTATAAGCTATCTTCTAGAGGGTTGAAGGCTTACTAGGGAGTAGTATGGGATGCTCTCTAGGCCGCACACCTTGAAGGGGTGATCCAAGGCGAAAAATTGCTGATCCCATCTCCGCACTTCTAAGGGGTGTGACAGTTGGTATCAGAGAGACGAGGACATATATTAATGACACTGCATAGAGACGTGGCAATTGGAAAGTTGTCCAAAGATTCAAGCATCGAGGTATATGGGATGTGCCACAGATGAGTGATTTAGAACCCAATGATGTTGAAGAAACCATTACAAGCTGTCCACAGAAAATGCTACAATATTCACAGAAATTGGAGGCACAATATGAAATTGCATTACAAGCATGTTAAGAACGTCTTACATGTGGATCCTTATAGTCATCCATACGAACATGTGACTCAAGAGGATTGGCGCCACTTAATTGACGATGTGTGGAAAAGCAAAGAACACAAGATAACTTACATATTTAGTGCTTCAGAGtttataagtaaaatatttgatcataatgttttctttagatttttaatttgtattttttttgaagGTGAGATCAAAAGCTggcaaaaagaatagaaaaaagcTTGAGTACAATCATTGTTCAGGATCTCGGTCATTTGTTGCAACAATGACTATACAGGTAATATATTTTTGAGTATGTACTGGCTATATTTTTAGTGAATTGCCTGTGAAACAGTCTATGGGATAGTTTTGGCTATTGTAAAATAGATAATTTGCTGCAAGTAGATTTTTTATTCTAGTTTGCTGCATGTATATTTTTGGAATCAtttatgcaagtagatctgacagTTATTCtagtttttttattatatagtgGCTATATGCTAATCTAAATTACACTTTGCAGCCGGAGTTTAATGGTTCTGAAAACCTTGAATTTCcagaattctataagaaaactcATACCAAGAAGAACAAAGAGTGGATTGATCCTATTTGCGCCGTGAAACATGTAGGTATCTAAAATCTCAATAATAATTTAATCACCTTATGCTtttgcaagattatatatacATTTAATTCTGGTTGTTACCTTTTgcatttgacagtcaaagatGTTGAGCTTGCAAGAAGAATCTTCCCAATCCGGTGTGCAATTAACATCAGAGGAGATGTCTAGGCAGGCACTtggaaaaaaggaagagatacattcttggatttggggatgggccgaagccctcttcatcttcttccacaccTAGTCGTGTGTCACAAGACCATTTTGGGAGTTACAGAAACTTAAAGCTgagatggaggagatgaagatggagcGTGAGATGGAGCGTTGGAGGAGCTGCGGAGGCAATTGGAacaggagaggagagagcgttgaggaggaaaagaaagagcgagaggaagaacagaagcaaattgcacatctttacaagtttggtgacagagtttttaaagaaaaaagactCAAACGCATAAGTCGTctatccatcatgatggggccatGTATTCAACTGGTGGCACAAATACTCGTTGGTATATATTCTCATTTATATTACATAGGTTATTTAGAGATTTGGACCAAATTAAGCGAAATATCATTGTGAACTTatacttgaattttagtttattatttttcacatgtggttattgattgtgtattcttttttgctttctcagatacatggtggagttatgagcatgtgaatctagtttttggtacatggatagcttttgttcagtgatcatggtggagttgtctacaagcagaaatcagttttttgtttattcatatttttatctacatgatggttgtttggatgaattgcaagatcagatatttttggaatttttaatttaccttttgatgtgtttggtgattgattatcaccttaacatatggtatggatgaaacatttCGATGAATGGTTAATAGGTTTGCTTGACTTTTAGACTTATAGatga is a genomic window of Phoenix dactylifera cultivar Barhee BC4 unplaced genomic scaffold, palm_55x_up_171113_PBpolish2nd_filt_p 000653F, whole genome shotgun sequence containing:
- the LOC113461526 gene encoding uncharacterized protein LOC113461526 produces the protein MMLKKPLQAVHRKCYNIHRNWRHNMKLHYKHVKNVLHVDPYSHPYEHVTQEDWRHLIDDVWKSKEHKVRSKAGKKNRKKLEYNHCSGSRSFVATMTIQPEFNGSENLEFPEFYKKTHTKKNKEWIDPICAVKHSKMLSLQEESSQSGVQLTSEEMSRQALGKKEEIHSWIWGWAEALFIFFHT